GCGTGCGGTTGTAGATGACGTCGGAAACCCCCTCGGGGACCGCCATGATCTCCAGGTAGAGGTCGACCGCCTCGTGGAGCGGGACCTCGGCCGAGAGGGCGCGGGCGAACTCGAGCGCGTTCTGCACGTGCTGCTCGAAGAGCGCGTCCTCGGCGCGGGCGGCGGCCAGGTTGATGCGGTGGCGGAGGTCTTCCTGCACGCGGCCGCGGATGCGCCGGCGCACGCGCGAGAACACCGCCTCGAAGCGGCTGGTGGCTTCGCCGGGGGGGCCGCGGCGGGCGTCCTCGCGGTCGGCGGCGTCGTCTTCCAGCAGCGCGACGGTGTCGGCGTCGGCGGGGGTGACGGCGCCGCGCCGGCCCAGCTCGGCGAAGGCGCGGCTGCCCACGTTGCGGGCCTGCTCGGGGTTCAGCCGCAGGATGCGGGCGTAGATGTCGAGGGCGGCGTCGAAGGGCAGCTCGTCGCTGACCAGGTCCACCAGGGCGAGCACGTGGCGGAGGTGGACGGCGAGCAGCTTCTCCTGGGCGACGGCGGTCGCGAGGTCGATCTGCCGCTGCATCGCGCGCGACGTGTTGCGCATGAGGCCCACGGTTGCGTTCTCCCGAAGCGTACGGTTGGTTGCGCGCCTTCCGGTGCCGGTGCGGCGGGAGGGCGCACGTCCCCCGCCGCGCGGTGCGCGGAGCAAGTTCCATTCCGGGGGCGGGGTCATTTCGGGGGTGCGAAGTGCGGAGTGCGAGGTGCGGAGTGCGAAAGAAAGTGCGTGAGTGCGTGAGTGCGTGAGTGCGAACGTCGCGGGACGGGGAATGCGAAAGCGGGCCGGCTCCCTCGGGGGGAGCCGGCCCGCTTCGCGCGGACGCCGGGGCTCGCGCCTACTGCTTGGGCGCGGGGGCGGGGGCCGCCGGGGGCGCGGGCTGGCCGGCCTGCGCGCCGGCGGGGTCGTTGCCGCCCTGCGTGGCCGCGGGCGCGGGAGCGGGGGCCAGCGGCGTGTTCGCGGGGGCCTGGGCGCCGGTGGCCGGGCGCGTGCCCGCCGGGGCGCCCGTGGGAGCCGGCGCGGCGGGGGCGTTCTGGAGGTCCTGCCGCAGGATCGACTCGCGGCGCGCGGGGCGCGACGACAGGATCGAGAGCACGAAGGCCAGGGCGATGAAGATGCCGCCGGACCACCAGGTGGCCTTGGTCAGGATGGTGGTGGCCTGCCGGCTGCCGAACAGGGTGTCGGTGCCGGCGCCGCCGCCCATGGCCGCTAGGCCGCCGCCCTTCCCCGACTGCAGCAGCACCACGGGGATCAGCACCACCGCGCAAAGGACCAGCAGGATCAGCAGAAGCGTGAACACGGAAGCGTCCGGGATCGGGTGCGGGGTTGGTTTCGTAAAGCTCTGGAATTTAGCAGGATGCGCGGATTCGTCAACCGGCGGAGGGGAAAAGTGCGTGAGTGCGGAAGTGCGTGAGTGCGTGAGTGCGTCGAGAACCAGCGCACTTCGCACTTCGCACCTCGCACTTCGCACTTTCACACCGACGCGCAGATCGCCGCGAACCCCCGCGGGTCCAGGCTGGCGCCGCCGACCAGGACGCCGTCGACGCCGGGCCGGGAGAGGAGCTCGCGGGCGTTGTCGGGCTTCACGCTGCCGCCGTACAGGATCGGCAGCGCACCGGCGACGTCGTTCCCGTAGCGGTCCACCAGCCGCTCGCGCACGAAGCGGTGCATGGCGGCCGCGTCGTCGGGCGTGGCGTTGACGCCGGTGCCGATGGCCCACACGGGCTCGTACGCGATCACCAGCGAGCGCGCCTCGTCGCGGCCCACGTCGTCCAGCACGGGGCGGAGCTGCTCGGCAACCACTTCTTCGGCGCGGCCGGCGCGGCGCTCCTCGATCTTCTCGCCCACGCAGAGCACGGGAACCAGGCCCGCGCCCAGCACGGCGCGCACTTTCTTCACCGTGTCCTGCGTGGTCTCCCCGAACACCCAGCGGCGCTCGCTGTGGCCCACCAGCACCAGCTCGGCGCCCGCGTCGGCGGCCATCCCGGCGGAGGTCTCGCCGGTGAAGGCGCCGCTCGCCTCCCAGTACACGTTCTGCACGCCCAGGCGCACGTCGGGGCGGCCCTGCACGGCCTCGCGCGCGGCGGCCAGCGAGACGGCGGGGGGAAAGAAGACCACGCTCCCCGTCTCGCGCGGCGGGTGCACGGCCAGGAAGTCGGCGAAGAAGCGGGCCGTCTCGCCCGGCCCGTGGTTCATCTTCCAGTTGCCGGCCAGCACCGGCGGCTGCGGAGCGCTCACGGGCTCACCCGTTCCGGGGAGATGGGAAGTCGAGGACGAAGCGGAGGCGGCCGAGGAACGCCGCGTCGAGCGCGTCCCCGGTGTCGGCGGTGAGGATCACCAGCCCCGGACCGGCTTCCGCACGGTCGACGAGGCGGTCCAGGTCGGCGGCGCTCACCGCGTCCGCGCCCTCGAGGACGGCGACCGCGTGCCGCTCGTTCGCGGCGATGTCGCGCGCCGCCAGCGACTCGGCGTCCAGGCGGCGCACCTCCGCGCCCAGCTCGCGCGCGATCTCCTCGGCAGCCCGCGCCGCGCCGCCGCCGGTGAAGAGCGCGACGACGCCGCGCCCCGTGCGGACCTCGGCCGCGAGCTCGCGGAGCGCCTGGTCGCCGGTGCTCACGAGCCGGTCCGGTCGCTGAGCGCGGCCACGCCGGGGAGCGTCTTCCCCTCGAGGAACTCCAGCGAGGCCCCGCCGCCGGTGGAGACGTGCGACATGCGGTCCTCCAGCCCCATCTCCGCGACCGCGGCGGCCGAGTCGCCGCCGCCGACGATGGTGGTGGCGCCGCGGCCGGTCGCCTCCGCCACCGCCTGCGCCACGCCGCGCGTCCCTTCGGCGAACTCGGGCTGCTCGAAGACGCCCATCGGCCCGTTCCACACCACCGTCCTGGCATCGGAGAGAATGCGGCGGAACTCCTCCACCGTCCGCGGGCCCACGTCCGCCGCCAGCCGGTCGGCGGGAATCTGCTCGCGGGGGACGACCTGCTTCGGCGCGCCCGCTTCCAGCCTGTCGGTCACTACGCAGTCGGCGGGGAGCACCAGCCGGTCGCCGGAGGACTGGAGGAGCTCGCGGGCCATGTCGACGCGGTCGTCCTCGACCAGCGAGGTGCCGGTCTCCAGCCCCATCGCCCTGAAGAAGGTGTTCGCCATGGCGCCGCCGATCAGCAGGCGGTCCACCTTGGGGAGCAGGCTGCGGATGACGTCGATCTTCCCGGAGATCTTGGCGCCGCCCAGGATGGCGACGAAGGGCCGCTCGGGGTCGCCCAGGGCGCGGCCCAGGTACTCCAGCTCCTTCGCCATCAGGAACCCGGCGGCGGCGGGCTTCCCCTCGCCCTTCACCACCTCGGCGACGCCGGCGGTGGAGGAGTGCGCCCGGTGCGCGGCGCCGAACGCGTCGTCGACGTAGACGTCGCCCAGCTCGGCCATCTGCCGCGCCAGCTCCGGGTCGTTCTTCTCCTCGCCCGGGTGGAAGCGCGTGTTCTCCAGCAGGAGCACCTCGCCGTCGCCGAGCTGGCGCGCGGCGTCGACGGCCTGGGAACCGACGGTGTGCTCGGAGAAGCGCACCGGCCGGCCCAGCACTTCGGCCAGGCGCTCGGCCGCGGGCCTGAGCGACATCGCCGGGTCGGGCTTCCCCTTCGGCCGGCCGAAGTGCGAGAGGAGCACGATGCGCGCGCCGGCGTCGGCCAGGTGCCTGAGGGTCGGCAGCGTGGCGGTGATGCGGCTGTCGTCGGTGATGCGGCCTTCGTCGTCGAGCGGGACGTTGTAGTCCACGCGCACCAGCACGCGCTTGCCGGCGAGCGCCTCGCGCGGGAGGTCGTTCAGGGTGAGCTTGTCCATCTCGGGCGTTCTCGGCGGGTAGCAAAGGCGGCTGATGCCGATTGAGAATCTGATCCGGTAATCGGACTCGTAGGGGCGAGGCATGCCTCGCCCGCTGCCTGTCGCAACACCAGAGCTCGTCGCAACGGGCCGGGGCATGTCGCCGCGTGATGGCCTTCGGCCATCCGGGCGAGGCATGCCTCGCCCCTACAGGAACTTCGATCGCGAATACCGAAGCGAATCGTCAATCAGCACAAGCCGCGGCAACAACCTCGCCCGACCGCCTGCGCGTACGCAGGGACGCGCCGGGCGAGGCTTCAACAGCGAAACTGCAACGGCAACTTCAACTGCGCGGAGAGGTGCGTCGCGAGCTGGTTTTCACGCACTCACGCACTTCCGCACTCACGCACTTCCCCTACGAGTTCTGCAGCCGCTCGCCCATGTACCGGGCCAGGTCGACGCAGCGGCAGGAATAGCCCCACTCGTTGTCGTACCAGGCCATCACCTTCACCAGGCCGCCCACCACGTTGGTGCTGGGCGCGTCGACGATGGAGGAGTGCGGGTTGCCGGTGAAGTCGACCGAGACCAGCTCCTCCTCCTCGTACGCCAGGATCCCCTTCAGCCGCCCCTCGGCCGCGGCGCGCAGGGCGTCGTTCACCTGCTGGGCGGTGACCTCCTGCTCCAGCTCGGCCACCAGGTCCACCAGCGACACGTCGGGGACGGGGACGCGCATGGCCACGCCGTCGATCTTCCCCTGCACCTCGGGGATCACCAGCCCGGTGGCCTTGGCGGCGCCGGTGGTGGTGGGGATGATCGACATGGCGGCGGCGCGGGCGCGGCGCAGGTCCTTGTGCGGCAGGTCCAGGATGTTCTGGTCGTTGGTGTAGGCGTGCACCGTGGTCATCACGCCGCGGCGGAAGCCGAACTGGTCCAGCAGCACCTTGACCACGGGCGCCAGGCAGTTGGTGGTGCAGCTCGCGTTGGAGACCACGTGGTGGCTGGCGTTGTCGTACTTCTCCTCGTTCACCCCCAGCACGATGGTGATGTCCTCGCCCTTGGCGGGGGCGGAGATGATCACCTTCTTCGCGCCGCCCTCGATGTGCTTGGCGGCGTCGTCGCGCTTGGTGAAGCGGCCGGTGGACTCGATGACGATGTCGACGCCCAGGTCGCGCCAGGGGAGCGCGGCGGGGTCCTTCTCGGCGAAGACGCGCACCTCGTCGCCGTCGACGACGAGCGAATTCTCGCGCGCCTCGACGGTGCCGGGGTAGTCGCGGTGCACCGAGTCGTGGCGCAGCAGGTGGGCGAGGGTGTGCGTATCGGTCAGGTCGTTGACGGCCACGAAGTCGATGTCGGTGGCGCCGTTCTGCTTGGCGGCGCGGAGCACGTTCCGGCCGATGCGGCCGAACCCGTTGATGGCGACGCGGATAGCCATGGCCTCCCCTTGGTCCTTGCGATTCCCGGAAATGAAAGCGACGCGGAGCCGGAGGCCTTCTACAAGCGCTCCAGCTCCGGAACGACGCGCGCGAAGGTGGCGACGCTCGCCACGCGGGCGCCCGCCTCCAGCAGCGCCTCGACGCACGCCAGCGCGGTGGCGCCGGTGGTCCACACGTCGTCGACCAGCACGACGTGCTCGCCCCTGAGCTCGGCGGCCCGCTCCGGCGGGACGGCGAAAGCGCGCGCCACATTAGCCCGCCGCTCCGACGGATGCAAGGCCGTCTGCGTGACAGTGGCGCGGGTGCGGACCAGGAGCGTGGCGTCCATCACGCGGCCGGTGCGCGCGGCGAAGCCCCGGGCCAGCAGCTCGGCCTGGTTGTAGCCGCGCTCGCGCCGCCGCGCCGCGCTGGTGGGCACGGGAACCACCAGCTTCCCCTCCTCGTCCACGTCGCGGGGGAAGTCGACGAGCGCGGCCATCTTCGCCGCCATGCGGTCGGCGACGCCCTCCCAGCCGCGGTACTTGAGCGCGTGCACCATCGCCCGCGGCGCGTCGCCGACGACGTACGCGGAGCGGATGGCGCGCACGGAGGCCGGCCACTCGCGGCAGGTGCGGCAGGCGGGCTCGGGCTCGGCGTCGAGCAGCCGGGGGCTCCAGCAGCGGGGGCAGCGCGGGCTGGGGAGCGGCCGGCACTTCAGCCAGCAGAGGCGGCAGACCATCCGCTCGCCGTCGGCGGTGGCGATCGCTCCGCCGCACGCGACGCACACGGGGGCGAAGACCAGGTCGAGGGCGCCGGACCAGAGGTCGCGGAGGAGGGAAGGGGCGGTCATTTCAGGCATGGGAAGGGGCGAAAGGGGCTGTGGGCCTGGGGTGCACGGGCGACTGAAGTCGCAGCAACAACCGCAGGAAGCCTCACAAACCCCGTGAGGCTTCAACCGCAACTACAACAGCAATCCGACGAGGGAATCTCGCAGGGGCGAGGCATGCCTCGACCGGAGGCGCCTCCGCGCGAATTCATGCTCATCGCGCCGGAGTCCTGCCTCGCAGCCCGCGCAGGCGGGCTTCCCGTTGTTCCAGCCGCGGGTTCACCCGCATTCATCGACCCGCATACCTCGACCTCCAGCGCTCTCCCGCAGCGCCTGGCGCATCACCTCGACCGGGGGGTCCACGGCCCACCAGCGGCGGAAGGCGGCGGCGCCCTGGCTGACCAGCACCTCGGTGCCGTCGGCAGCGCGGATGCCCGCCGCGCGCATCGCCCGCACCCACGGGGTCTCGCCGCCGCGCGCGTAGACGAGGTCCAGGGCGGCGCGGAAAACGGCGCCTCCG
This window of the Longimicrobium sp. genome carries:
- the secG gene encoding preprotein translocase subunit SecG encodes the protein MFTLLLILLVLCAVVLIPVVLLQSGKGGGLAAMGGGAGTDTLFGSRQATTILTKATWWSGGIFIALAFVLSILSSRPARRESILRQDLQNAPAAPAPTGAPAGTRPATGAQAPANTPLAPAPAPAATQGGNDPAGAQAGQPAPPAAPAPAPKQ
- the tpiA gene encoding triose-phosphate isomerase, which translates into the protein MSAPQPPVLAGNWKMNHGPGETARFFADFLAVHPPRETGSVVFFPPAVSLAAAREAVQGRPDVRLGVQNVYWEASGAFTGETSAGMAADAGAELVLVGHSERRWVFGETTQDTVKKVRAVLGAGLVPVLCVGEKIEERRAGRAEEVVAEQLRPVLDDVGRDEARSLVIAYEPVWAIGTGVNATPDDAAAMHRFVRERLVDRYGNDVAGALPILYGGSVKPDNARELLSRPGVDGVLVGGASLDPRGFAAICASV
- a CDS encoding phosphoglycerate kinase: MDKLTLNDLPREALAGKRVLVRVDYNVPLDDEGRITDDSRITATLPTLRHLADAGARIVLLSHFGRPKGKPDPAMSLRPAAERLAEVLGRPVRFSEHTVGSQAVDAARQLGDGEVLLLENTRFHPGEEKNDPELARQMAELGDVYVDDAFGAAHRAHSSTAGVAEVVKGEGKPAAAGFLMAKELEYLGRALGDPERPFVAILGGAKISGKIDVIRSLLPKVDRLLIGGAMANTFFRAMGLETGTSLVEDDRVDMARELLQSSGDRLVLPADCVVTDRLEAGAPKQVVPREQIPADRLAADVGPRTVEEFRRILSDARTVVWNGPMGVFEQPEFAEGTRGVAQAVAEATGRGATTIVGGGDSAAAVAEMGLEDRMSHVSTGGGASLEFLEGKTLPGVAALSDRTGS
- the gap gene encoding type I glyceraldehyde-3-phosphate dehydrogenase, whose protein sequence is MAIRVAINGFGRIGRNVLRAAKQNGATDIDFVAVNDLTDTHTLAHLLRHDSVHRDYPGTVEARENSLVVDGDEVRVFAEKDPAALPWRDLGVDIVIESTGRFTKRDDAAKHIEGGAKKVIISAPAKGEDITIVLGVNEEKYDNASHHVVSNASCTTNCLAPVVKVLLDQFGFRRGVMTTVHAYTNDQNILDLPHKDLRRARAAAMSIIPTTTGAAKATGLVIPEVQGKIDGVAMRVPVPDVSLVDLVAELEQEVTAQQVNDALRAAAEGRLKGILAYEEEELVSVDFTGNPHSSIVDAPSTNVVGGLVKVMAWYDNEWGYSCRCVDLARYMGERLQNS
- a CDS encoding ComF family protein, giving the protein MTAPSLLRDLWSGALDLVFAPVCVACGGAIATADGERMVCRLCWLKCRPLPSPRCPRCWSPRLLDAEPEPACRTCREWPASVRAIRSAYVVGDAPRAMVHALKYRGWEGVADRMAAKMAALVDFPRDVDEEGKLVVPVPTSAARRRERGYNQAELLARGFAARTGRVMDATLLVRTRATVTQTALHPSERRANVARAFAVPPERAAELRGEHVVLVDDVWTTGATALACVEALLEAGARVASVATFARVVPELERL